One genomic window of Solanum stenotomum isolate F172 chromosome 9, ASM1918654v1, whole genome shotgun sequence includes the following:
- the LOC125876849 gene encoding ribokinase, with product MTQIPKQNFEEEEKRDSVENMKGLTTPLQSKYWHPTAQNNLKNPESFNLYSHPVQFNGKNNNPVSRKVKPISCFASENTNQPILKESKPPLVVVGSANADIYVEIDRLPKEGETISAKTGQTLAGGKGANQAVCGGKLDYPTFFVGQVGEDAHGKLITEALESGGVCVDHLTTVSNAPTGNAVVMLQSDGENSIIIVGGANMSCWPDELSYEDLEIVRSAGIVLLQREIPDFVNIQVAKAARNAGVPVILDAGGADSPIPLELLRCVEIFSPNETELARITKMPTGNFEQISNAVEQCYDLGVNQVLVKLGANGAALFTKGEEPLRQPIIKAAKVIDTTGAGDTFTAAFAVALVEGKSKEECLRFAAAAASLCVQVKGAIPSMPEKRAVFNLLQSA from the exons atgactcaaataCCAAAgcaaaattttgaagaagaagaaaagagggaTAGTGTAGAAAACATGAAAGGTCTAACAACacctttacaatcaaagtatTGGCACCCAACCGCCCAAAACAACCTCAAAAACCCAGAAAGTTTCAATCTTTACAGTCACCCAGTTCAATTTAATGGCAAAAACAACAACCCCGTATCAAGAAAAGTGAAACCCATCTCTTGTTTTGCTTCAGAGAACACAAATCAACCAATCTTGAAAGAATCAAAGCCTCCATTGGTTGTAGTTGGATCAGCTAATGCAGATATCTATGTGGAGATTGATAGGTTACCAAAAGAAGGGGAAACAATTTCAGCCAAAACAGGTCAAACATTGGCTGGTGGAAAAGGGGCTAATCAAGCTGTTTGTGGTGGAAAGCTTGATTATCCAACTTTCTTTGTTGGTCAAGTTGGTGAAGATGCTCATGGGAAATTGATTACTGAAGCTTTAGAGAGTGGTGGAGTTTGTGTGGATCACCTTACTACTGTTTCTAATGCTCCAACTGGAAATGCTGTGGTGATGCTTCAGTCTGATGGGGAGAATTCGATTATTATTGTTGGTGGTGCAAACATGTCTTGTTGGCCTGATGAATTGTCATATGAGGATTTGGAGATTGTGAGAAGTGCAGGGATTGTGTTGCTCCAGAGGGAAATTCCAGATTTTGTTAACATCCAAGTTGCAAAG GCTGCCAGGAATGCAGGTGTTCCAGTTATTCTAGATGCTGGTGGAGCGGATTCTCCAATCCCTCTAGAACTTCTTCGTTGTGTTGAGATTTTCAGCCCAAATGAAACTGAGCTGGCTCGCATAACAAAAATGCCAACTGGAAATTTCGAACAAATCAGCAATGCAGTGGAGCAGTGCTATGACCTG GGAGTTAACCAGGTCCTTGTTAAGCTTGGGGCCAATGGAGCTgctcttttcaccaaaggagaGGAACCCTTGCGGCAACCCATTATTAAAGCTGCAAAAGTCATTGATACAACAGGAGCTGGTGACACTTTTACAGCTGCTTTTGCAGTGGCCCTAGTGGAGGGTAAATCTAAAGAGGAATGTTTGAGATTTGCTG CTGCAGCAGCTTCTCTATGTGTTCAAGTGAAGGGAGCCATTCCAAGCATGCCCGAGAAGAGAGCAGTGTTCAATCTTCTCCAGTCAGCTTGA
- the LOC125876201 gene encoding peptide methionine sulfoxide reductase B1, chloroplastic isoform X2 — MSMASWTIPISSFSSALSFSSKPQLGFNSKPLSCLTFGGIKNRISVSIRAMGSSASSSKPDSAQGASKMDYSSVSDEEWKKKLTNEQFYITRQKGTERAFTGEYWNSKTPGTYHCICCDTPLFESSTKFDSGTGWPSYYQPIDNNVKSKMDLSIIFMPRQEVLCAACDAHLGHVFDDGPPPTGKRYCINSASLKLKPK, encoded by the exons ATGTCCATGGCTTCTTGGACCATACCAATCTCCTCTTTCAGCTCAGCATTGAGTTTttcatcaaaaccccaattgGGATTTAACAGCAAGCCATTGTCTTGCCTAACTTTTGGAGGAATCAAAAACAGAATCTCAGTCTCAATTCGTGCAATGGGCTCCTCAGCTTCTTCTTCGAAACCCGATAGTGCTCAAG GGGCCAGTAAAATGGATTATAGCTCTGTAAGCGATGAGGAGTGGAAGAAGAAGTTAACAAATGAACAATTTTACATTACACGGCAAAAGGGTACAGAACGGGCATTCACTGG AGAGTACTGGAACAGTAAGACCCCTGGAACATATCACTGCATTTGCTGCGACACTCCTTTATTTGA ATCTTCTACCAAATTTGATAGTGGAACCGGGTGGCCATCGTACTACCAGCCCATAGACAACAATGTGAAGTCAAAGATGGACTTGTCTATCATTTTCATGCCTCGTCAAGAAGTTTTATGTGCAGCTTGCGATGCTCATCTTGGGCATGTATTTGATGATGGCCCTCCGCCTACTGGAAAGCGTTACTGCATCAATAG CGCTTCCCTGAAATTGAAGCCAAAGTAG
- the LOC125876201 gene encoding peptide methionine sulfoxide reductase B1, chloroplastic isoform X1 encodes MSMASWTIPISSFSSALSFSSKPQLGFNSKPLSCLTFGGIKNRISVSIRAMGSSASSSKPDSAQGASKMDYSSVSDEEWKKKLTNEQFYITRQKGTERAFTGEYWNSKTPGTYHCICCDTPLFESSTKFDSGTGWPSYYQPIDNNVKSKMDLSIIFMPRQEVLCAACDAHLGHVFDDGPPPTGKRYCINSLFVQRFPEIEAKVEMCCVEYQRLSISGEIQDIKLQNYSYAGRMLLLKVQSNLRVSSV; translated from the exons ATGTCCATGGCTTCTTGGACCATACCAATCTCCTCTTTCAGCTCAGCATTGAGTTTttcatcaaaaccccaattgGGATTTAACAGCAAGCCATTGTCTTGCCTAACTTTTGGAGGAATCAAAAACAGAATCTCAGTCTCAATTCGTGCAATGGGCTCCTCAGCTTCTTCTTCGAAACCCGATAGTGCTCAAG GGGCCAGTAAAATGGATTATAGCTCTGTAAGCGATGAGGAGTGGAAGAAGAAGTTAACAAATGAACAATTTTACATTACACGGCAAAAGGGTACAGAACGGGCATTCACTGG AGAGTACTGGAACAGTAAGACCCCTGGAACATATCACTGCATTTGCTGCGACACTCCTTTATTTGA ATCTTCTACCAAATTTGATAGTGGAACCGGGTGGCCATCGTACTACCAGCCCATAGACAACAATGTGAAGTCAAAGATGGACTTGTCTATCATTTTCATGCCTCGTCAAGAAGTTTTATGTGCAGCTTGCGATGCTCATCTTGGGCATGTATTTGATGATGGCCCTCCGCCTACTGGAAAGCGTTACTGCATCAATAG CTTATTCGTGCAGCGCTTCCCTGAAATTGAAGCCAAAGTAGAAATGTGCTGCGTAGAATACCAAAGGTTATCGATTTCAGGAGAAATTCAAGATATCAAGCTGCAGAATTATTCATATGCAGGAAGAATGTTGCTTCTAAAGGTTCAATCAAACTTGAGAGTTTCTTCTGTGTGA